One window from the genome of Veillonellaceae bacterium encodes:
- a CDS encoding orotate phosphoribosyltransferase, with product MTESDVRQLLLATGAILEGHFLLTSGLHSPLYVEKFQVLQYPEYTAQLCGALAAKFANDNVELVVGPVTGGILLAHEVGKSLGTRAIFTERENGKMTLRRGFVIKPGERVLVVEDIVTTGGSVKEVIDVVIEHGGIPVGVGILVDRSGGKADFGVPAKALLHLKVDTYSQENCPLCSQGIPVTKRGSRNIK from the coding sequence ATGACTGAATCTGATGTAAGACAATTATTGTTGGCGACTGGTGCTATCCTGGAAGGCCATTTTTTATTGACTTCCGGTTTGCATAGCCCCTTATATGTAGAAAAATTTCAAGTGCTACAGTATCCCGAGTATACCGCCCAGCTTTGTGGGGCTCTGGCAGCAAAATTTGCCAATGATAATGTGGAATTAGTGGTAGGGCCTGTAACTGGAGGTATTTTGCTTGCCCATGAAGTGGGTAAAAGCTTAGGGACACGGGCAATTTTTACCGAACGCGAAAATGGTAAAATGACATTGAGAAGAGGTTTTGTAATTAAGCCAGGCGAACGTGTGCTGGTTGTAGAGGATATCGTAACAACCGGAGGTTCTGTTAAGGAAGTCATCGATGTTGTAATTGAACATGGAGGCATCCCAGTTGGTGTTGGGATTCTAGTTGATAGAAGCGGCGGAAAGGCTGATTTTGGAGTGCCGGCTAAAGCGTTGCTTCATTTAAAAGTAGATACCTACTCCCAAGAAAATTGCCCCCTTTGTTCTCAAGGCATTCCCGTAACTAAGCGCGGCAGCCGAAACATAAAATAA
- the carB gene encoding carbamoyl-phosphate synthase large subunit has translation MPKKEYLRKVMVIGSGPIVIGQAAEFDYAGTQACRALKDEGLEVVLVNSNPATIMTDANVADRVYIEPLTPEFLEEVIAKERPDGLLATMGGQAGLNLAVEIAERGILDKYNVELLGTSLEAIKKSEDRELFKETMKEIGEPIPESTIVEDVESAIKFAHEIGYPLIVRPAYTLGGTGGGIVNDEAELISVVTRGLKYSLIGQVLIERSVAGWKEIEYEVMRDANDNCITVCNMENFDPVGIHTGDSIVVAPSQTLTDYEYQMLRSASLRIIRALGIEGGCNAQYALDPKSNSYYVIEVNPRVSRSSALASKATGYPIAKVATKIAIGYHLDEITNAVTGKTMACFEPALDYLVVKFPRWPFDKFVLADKILGTQMKATGEVMSIERTFEGALLKAVRSLEIGLNHLYIEELAKQTTEEIHESLKLADDERLFVIAEALRRGISVEDIHEITKIDLFFLNKILNIIKIEQSLAVQDLDVELLRTAKRFGFTDKTIAGFSGKPADEIRVLRTNNKIIPSYKMVDTCAAEFEALTPYFYSTYAQEDEVEVTDRRKVLVLGSGPIRIGQGIEFDYCSVHSVWALKDLGFESIIINNNPETVSTDFDTSDRLYFEPLTIEDVLNVIDKEQPEGVIVQFGGQTAINLAGPLAKAGVKIMGTSVESIDDAEDREKFDQLLEELGIPRPKGTTVTSADAAVVEAEKIGYPVVVRPSYVLGGRAMEIVYNETELKDYMQRAVKASPEHPVLVDRYMQGTEVEVDAIADGKDVVIPGIMEHIERAGVHSGDSIAVYPPQSLSRVVVDTIVDYTKRLALGLNVKGLVNIQYVVVNEAVYVIEVNPRSSRTVPFLSKVTNIPMVNIATKVSMGETLNALGYKPGLVPSKPYIAVKAPVFSFAKMQQVDISLGPEMKSTGEVMGIDYHYDRALYKAIIASGISIPSDGTVLVTVADKDKAEAAVLAKQFKELGFKIVATAGTANYLSKLGLEVEKVEKVDDNKNDIIKLIKTGRINMVINTLTMGREPQRDGYKIRRATVEHAIPCLTSMDTAQAVCNVLSFIRKRRLVYTLAIQDYVGGGDELA, from the coding sequence GTGCCGAAAAAAGAATATTTGCGTAAGGTAATGGTTATTGGCTCAGGACCTATCGTTATCGGCCAGGCTGCAGAGTTTGACTATGCCGGTACGCAAGCTTGCCGTGCACTTAAGGACGAAGGGCTTGAGGTAGTTTTGGTCAACAGTAATCCGGCAACTATCATGACTGATGCTAACGTAGCAGATCGTGTATATATAGAACCATTGACTCCGGAATTTTTGGAAGAAGTAATCGCCAAGGAACGCCCGGACGGATTGCTAGCGACGATGGGAGGACAAGCAGGTTTAAATTTAGCCGTGGAAATAGCTGAACGCGGCATCTTAGATAAATATAATGTTGAGTTACTAGGGACTTCGTTAGAAGCTATAAAGAAATCTGAAGATCGTGAGCTGTTTAAGGAAACAATGAAGGAAATTGGGGAGCCTATCCCGGAGAGTACGATTGTTGAAGATGTCGAGAGTGCAATCAAATTTGCACATGAAATCGGCTATCCCCTTATAGTTCGGCCAGCTTATACGTTAGGCGGAACTGGTGGTGGTATTGTAAATGATGAGGCGGAGTTAATAAGTGTTGTAACGCGCGGCTTAAAATATAGTTTGATTGGGCAGGTTTTAATTGAACGTAGTGTCGCCGGCTGGAAAGAAATTGAGTATGAGGTTATGCGCGATGCTAACGACAACTGTATCACTGTTTGTAACATGGAAAATTTCGACCCGGTCGGAATACACACTGGCGACAGTATTGTTGTAGCCCCTTCTCAAACACTTACTGATTATGAATATCAGATGCTCCGCAGCGCATCGCTACGTATTATCAGAGCGCTAGGTATAGAAGGCGGCTGTAATGCGCAGTATGCGCTTGATCCTAAAAGTAACAGTTACTACGTGATTGAAGTAAATCCAAGGGTAAGCCGTTCAAGCGCGCTGGCGTCAAAGGCCACAGGCTACCCTATTGCCAAAGTAGCGACTAAGATTGCAATTGGATATCATCTCGATGAGATAACAAATGCCGTTACCGGAAAAACAATGGCGTGCTTTGAACCCGCTCTGGATTATCTGGTAGTCAAGTTTCCTCGCTGGCCGTTTGATAAATTTGTCTTAGCTGATAAAATACTTGGTACCCAAATGAAAGCTACCGGCGAAGTAATGTCAATTGAACGCACCTTTGAGGGGGCTTTACTAAAAGCTGTGCGGTCACTGGAAATTGGCTTAAATCACTTGTATATCGAAGAACTTGCGAAGCAAACTACCGAAGAAATACATGAAAGTTTGAAACTTGCAGATGACGAACGGTTATTTGTTATAGCAGAGGCGCTTCGGCGGGGAATAAGTGTTGAAGATATCCACGAAATCACCAAGATTGACCTATTTTTCTTGAACAAAATCCTAAACATTATAAAAATTGAACAGAGCTTAGCGGTCCAGGATTTGGATGTTGAGCTTTTAAGGACAGCAAAGAGGTTTGGTTTCACAGACAAGACGATAGCAGGCTTTAGCGGTAAGCCGGCTGACGAGATAAGGGTTTTGCGAACTAACAACAAAATTATACCTTCATACAAAATGGTAGATACCTGTGCTGCTGAATTTGAAGCACTTACACCTTACTTTTACTCGACATATGCGCAGGAGGACGAGGTTGAAGTAACTGACCGTCGTAAAGTGCTTGTGCTTGGGTCGGGGCCAATCAGAATCGGTCAAGGAATCGAGTTCGATTATTGCTCGGTGCATTCGGTTTGGGCATTAAAAGATTTAGGTTTCGAGTCGATAATTATCAACAATAATCCAGAAACCGTCAGCACTGATTTTGACACTTCGGACAGATTATATTTTGAACCGCTTACGATTGAAGATGTTTTAAATGTAATTGATAAGGAGCAGCCAGAAGGGGTTATTGTTCAGTTTGGCGGACAAACTGCTATAAATCTAGCCGGGCCTTTGGCAAAAGCAGGGGTTAAAATTATGGGTACCAGTGTCGAGAGTATTGATGATGCCGAAGACAGGGAGAAATTTGATCAACTTCTAGAAGAATTGGGTATTCCAAGACCGAAAGGAACTACTGTTACCAGCGCTGATGCAGCTGTAGTTGAAGCTGAAAAAATTGGCTATCCGGTAGTGGTAAGACCGTCATATGTTCTAGGTGGCAGGGCAATGGAAATAGTCTATAACGAAACTGAGTTAAAGGACTATATGCAGCGCGCTGTAAAAGCTTCGCCTGAGCATCCGGTACTGGTTGACCGTTATATGCAAGGTACGGAGGTTGAGGTAGATGCTATAGCTGACGGCAAAGATGTCGTAATCCCCGGTATTATGGAGCATATAGAAAGGGCGGGGGTTCATTCCGGCGATAGTATTGCTGTTTATCCTCCTCAGTCGCTTTCCAGAGTAGTTGTCGACACCATTGTTGATTATACTAAACGTCTGGCGTTAGGGCTTAATGTAAAGGGGCTTGTCAATATTCAGTACGTGGTAGTTAATGAAGCAGTTTATGTTATTGAAGTAAATCCTCGTTCCAGCCGGACAGTACCTTTCCTTAGCAAAGTTACTAATATCCCAATGGTTAACATAGCAACAAAAGTTTCTATGGGCGAAACGCTTAATGCGTTAGGCTATAAGCCTGGTCTTGTTCCATCAAAACCGTATATAGCTGTTAAAGCACCGGTGTTCTCTTTCGCCAAGATGCAGCAAGTAGATATATCGCTAGGGCCGGAAATGAAATCAACCGGTGAGGTCATGGGGATAGACTACCATTATGATAGAGCGCTTTATAAGGCTATTATAGCTTCAGGCATAAGTATACCTTCCGATGGTACCGTCTTGGTTACTGTTGCAGACAAAGATAAGGCCGAAGCGGCTGTATTGGCAAAACAATTCAAAGAACTTGGTTTTAAGATTGTCGCTACCGCCGGCACAGCCAATTATCTAAGTAAGCTAGGTCTAGAGGTCGAGAAGGTTGAGAAAGTCGATGATAATAAAAATGATATTATCAAGTTGATAAAGACCGGTCGAATCAATATGGTTATTAATACTTTGACGATGGGCCGGGAACCGCAGCGGGACGGCTATAAGATTCGCCGGGCTACCGTCGAGCACGCAATTCCCTGTCTGACATCTATGGATACTGCTCAAGCGGTTTGCAATGTGCTATCATTTATCCGTAAACGTCGCCTTGTTTATACACTCGCAATCCAGGATTATGTTGGCGGGGGGGATGAGCTTGCCTAA
- the carA gene encoding glutamine-hydrolyzing carbamoyl-phosphate synthase small subunit — MNGKLILEDGSEFHGQLISNSLAVGEVVFNTGMTGYQEVLTDPSYCGHIVTMTYPLIGNYGVAAMFNQSRNSYVKGFVISELCEKPTNWQLEDTLEAYLKAQNIPCIYGVDTRAVTRRIRSNGAMKGVIVPAYTDAKKIESLITGYIASDVVKQVSTSETYHIPGIGPRVVVMDFGIKRNILNSLSKQGFDLIVVPCNTSAAAIEKLNPDGVFLSNGPGDPKDVPEILTTVKQLIGRKPIFGICLGHQLLALALGGDTYKLKFGHRGSNQPVKNLVTGRVHITSQNHGYAVSEDSLNTAEISITHRAVNDGTVEGMRHKVLPIFSVQYHPEAAPGPDDNVYLFEEFMTMMKNKGE, encoded by the coding sequence ATGAACGGAAAATTAATTCTTGAAGACGGCAGTGAATTCCATGGGCAATTAATATCTAACTCTCTAGCTGTGGGTGAAGTTGTTTTTAATACTGGTATGACTGGTTATCAAGAGGTCCTGACCGATCCGTCGTACTGCGGTCACATTGTGACGATGACATATCCTCTTATTGGCAACTATGGGGTTGCTGCAATGTTTAATCAATCAAGGAACTCATATGTAAAAGGGTTCGTTATTAGTGAGCTTTGTGAAAAACCAACAAATTGGCAATTGGAAGACACGCTTGAGGCTTACCTGAAAGCACAGAATATTCCTTGCATCTATGGCGTAGATACCAGGGCAGTGACTCGGCGTATTCGGTCTAACGGAGCAATGAAAGGCGTTATAGTTCCAGCCTATACTGACGCTAAGAAAATTGAGAGCTTAATTACCGGATATATTGCCAGTGATGTAGTTAAACAAGTAAGTACCTCAGAAACCTATCATATACCTGGGATTGGGCCGAGGGTAGTTGTAATGGACTTTGGGATTAAAAGAAATATCCTAAACTCGCTGAGTAAGCAAGGCTTTGATTTAATTGTTGTTCCCTGCAATACTAGTGCCGCTGCAATTGAAAAGCTAAACCCGGATGGCGTGTTTCTGTCTAATGGTCCGGGAGACCCTAAGGATGTCCCAGAAATTTTGACCACAGTAAAACAGTTAATTGGTAGAAAACCTATATTCGGCATCTGCTTAGGTCATCAATTATTAGCCTTGGCTCTTGGCGGTGATACCTATAAATTAAAGTTTGGTCATCGTGGCTCTAACCAGCCAGTTAAAAATCTTGTGACGGGGCGGGTTCATATCACTTCGCAAAATCATGGCTATGCGGTAAGCGAAGACTCACTAAACACCGCTGAAATTAGTATCACTCATCGGGCGGTAAATGATGGAACTGTCGAAGGCATGCGTCATAAAGTACTACCAATATTTTCAGTTCAGTATCATCCCGAAGCGGCGCCTGGTCCGGACGATAACGTCTATCTATTTGAAGAGTTTATGACCATGATGAAGAATAAGGGGGAGTAG
- a CDS encoding dihydroorotate dehydrogenase — MVNIGVSIAGIQMKTPVMTGSGTFGFGLEFADLLDLNKVGAIVVKGTTLLPCTGNKGTRIAETPAGMLNSIGLENPGIDNFISAILPKLAAYDTPVIVNIAGKTVEEYGELASRLNVPKLSGLEVNISCPNVKQGGIAFGTNPHTAAAVISQVKRYSRLPVIAKLSPNVTDIVEMAKAVESAGADAISLINTLMGMAIDIKTWRPILGNVVGGLSGPAVKPVALRMVWQVASAVKVPVIGMGGIMSAEDAIEFLLAGASAVSVGTANFINPRAAVEIADGIEQYLSENSIDNITDIVGKLKTE; from the coding sequence ATGGTAAATATCGGAGTTAGTATCGCAGGTATACAAATGAAGACACCGGTAATGACTGGCTCAGGCACCTTCGGGTTTGGTTTGGAATTTGCAGATCTGCTGGATTTAAACAAAGTTGGGGCTATTGTTGTAAAGGGAACTACTTTATTACCCTGTACTGGTAATAAAGGTACTAGAATAGCTGAAACTCCGGCAGGTATGTTGAATTCAATTGGCCTAGAGAATCCGGGTATTGATAATTTTATCAGCGCAATATTACCTAAGTTGGCCGCCTATGATACACCTGTAATTGTTAATATTGCCGGGAAAACTGTTGAGGAATATGGTGAATTGGCCTCAAGACTTAACGTTCCTAAGTTATCCGGTCTTGAGGTGAATATATCCTGCCCTAATGTAAAACAAGGCGGAATAGCTTTCGGTACCAATCCGCATACTGCGGCAGCTGTGATAAGCCAAGTTAAAAGGTATAGCAGACTTCCGGTCATAGCTAAGTTGTCTCCCAATGTAACAGATATCGTTGAAATGGCCAAGGCTGTTGAATCTGCGGGAGCTGATGCCATCTCTTTAATTAATACACTAATGGGAATGGCTATTGATATTAAGACTTGGCGGCCGATCCTTGGTAACGTAGTAGGTGGCTTATCTGGTCCTGCTGTCAAGCCGGTTGCTCTGAGGATGGTTTGGCAAGTGGCATCGGCTGTAAAGGTTCCGGTTATTGGAATGGGTGGCATTATGTCGGCAGAGGATGCAATCGAATTCCTGCTAGCAGGTGCAAGCGCAGTTTCGGTGGGAACGGCGAATTTCATTAATCCACGTGCTGCAGTTGAAATAGCGGACGGGATTGAGCAATATCTAAGTGAAAATAGCATTGACAATATAACAGATATTGTTGGAAAGTTAAAGACGGAATAG
- a CDS encoding ABC transporter substrate-binding protein produces MKRSYLWAKIAVLMVVIFLVSACGQGPTTQSTAPQKGPAWAFNLTPLPHEVVVNVGMKQVISDAGILIGMAKGYYKDLGIKIEPIQFNSGQEMINQLAAGQLDVGATVTASGLFNAMSRDIPVKIVADKGINVAGKGYYRLVVRQDLAETIKDYKDLQGKRIAIVGTASLDEIALVRVLEKGGLTIKDVDVQVIRAFPDMLVSLGNKSIDAAMVIEPFVTFGIEKGVADPWKDPAEYDPDAQTALLVFGTSMTKNPEVANRFMTAYVKSLRDYNDAFFKNKNKKEIIDILCKLSVTKDPGLYEKMFPTGLNPDGYVRMKGIEMDLAWYKENNLLKSNLSLNDVVDNQYVDFALKTLGKYQ; encoded by the coding sequence ATGAAGAGGAGCTATTTATGGGCTAAAATTGCAGTGTTAATGGTCGTGATATTTTTAGTTTCGGCCTGCGGCCAAGGGCCTACTACACAGTCAACAGCGCCGCAGAAAGGACCAGCCTGGGCGTTTAATTTGACTCCGCTTCCACACGAAGTTGTTGTTAATGTAGGCATGAAACAAGTTATTTCTGATGCCGGCATTTTAATCGGTATGGCAAAAGGTTATTATAAGGACCTCGGAATTAAAATTGAGCCAATTCAGTTTAATTCTGGACAAGAAATGATAAACCAACTGGCTGCAGGTCAGCTTGACGTTGGCGCTACAGTAACTGCTTCCGGACTATTTAATGCTATGTCTCGTGACATACCTGTCAAAATTGTTGCTGACAAAGGTATAAACGTAGCCGGCAAAGGCTATTACAGGTTAGTTGTAAGACAAGATTTGGCTGAGACAATTAAAGATTATAAAGATCTACAAGGAAAAAGAATTGCCATTGTAGGAACGGCTTCACTTGATGAGATCGCATTAGTAAGAGTCCTTGAAAAAGGCGGCTTAACTATAAAAGATGTTGATGTACAAGTTATCCGTGCATTTCCTGACATGCTTGTCTCTCTTGGCAACAAGAGCATTGATGCTGCTATGGTAATAGAGCCTTTTGTTACTTTTGGGATCGAGAAAGGCGTTGCTGATCCTTGGAAAGATCCAGCCGAGTACGATCCCGATGCGCAAACCGCATTACTAGTATTTGGAACAAGTATGACTAAGAACCCCGAAGTAGCTAATAGATTTATGACTGCCTATGTAAAATCCCTGCGTGATTATAACGATGCGTTCTTTAAAAACAAAAACAAAAAAGAGATAATAGATATTTTGTGCAAGTTATCAGTTACAAAAGACCCCGGTTTATATGAAAAAATGTTTCCGACTGGCCTAAATCCAGATGGTTATGTAAGAATGAAGGGAATCGAAATGGATTTGGCTTGGTATAAAGAAAATAATCTGCTAAAGTCTAATCTTTCATTAAACGATGTGGTAGATAACCAATACGTCGATTTTGCGCTTAAAACCCTAGGCAAGTATCAATAA
- a CDS encoding ABC transporter permease has product MFKSTNNFLIKILSILSPLTLLLIWEILAKMSIIDVRLLSSPSLIIQSFFPLLLSGELLYNTFVSVQRVIWGFLVGAVPGVILGISMGLSPLVRSAIEPMIAATYPIPKLALMPLILLIFGLGETSKIFTIAIGVFYLVVINTMAGVLSIDKIYLDVAKNFGASRKNFYLTIALPGALPMIFAGLKLGMGMALILIVAAELSAAKAGVGWMIWRAYDMFDIEQMFVALIMLSVLGYIFSLLLDAIENWALPWKQQCR; this is encoded by the coding sequence ATGTTTAAATCAACCAATAATTTTTTAATCAAAATTTTATCAATCCTGTCACCATTGACTCTACTATTAATCTGGGAAATTTTAGCCAAAATGAGCATTATCGACGTTCGACTGCTTTCGAGCCCTTCACTTATTATTCAATCATTTTTCCCATTGTTGTTATCAGGCGAACTACTGTATAACACTTTCGTTAGTGTGCAAAGGGTTATTTGGGGCTTTTTAGTAGGGGCTGTGCCTGGCGTTATACTTGGAATCAGTATGGGTTTATCTCCATTAGTGCGCTCAGCGATTGAACCAATGATCGCTGCAACTTATCCAATTCCAAAATTGGCGCTAATGCCGTTAATCTTGCTGATCTTTGGCCTTGGAGAAACATCTAAAATATTTACAATTGCTATTGGTGTATTTTACTTAGTAGTTATAAACACAATGGCAGGAGTGTTAAGTATCGATAAAATTTATCTCGATGTAGCTAAAAATTTCGGAGCGAGCCGTAAAAACTTCTACCTAACCATTGCTTTACCCGGCGCACTGCCAATGATTTTTGCTGGATTAAAGCTAGGTATGGGCATGGCGTTAATACTAATCGTAGCCGCGGAACTTTCTGCCGCCAAAGCCGGTGTTGGTTGGATGATATGGAGAGCTTACGATATGTTCGATATTGAGCAAATGTTTGTCGCCTTAATAATGCTATCCGTGTTGGGTTATATTTTCTCCTTGCTGCTTGACGCTATCGAGAATTGGGCACTCCCTTGGAAACAACAATGCCGCTAG
- a CDS encoding GNAT family N-acetyltransferase, protein MEVLYRTARAEECVVLAEGINKTAGGILDFLYHDLLPGQSTVELVAGFLAEGGRYDSYSSITVAEHDNQVIGLVSSYPANFHCIDPEMEAFFPKERLDAVRDFFCTRVEDSYYLSAVYVDEDFRGFGIGTELITITKKKAKALGYNVLSLLVMADNETALKVYAKNGFKKVKHVELNPNEFIPHVGGVYLLACEI, encoded by the coding sequence ATGGAAGTCTTATATCGCACAGCGCGCGCTGAAGAATGTGTAGTTTTAGCAGAAGGAATAAATAAAACAGCTGGCGGGATTTTAGATTTTTTATATCATGACTTATTACCTGGCCAAAGTACTGTTGAACTAGTTGCTGGATTCTTGGCTGAGGGTGGAAGATATGATTCCTATAGCAGCATAACTGTCGCTGAGCATGACAATCAAGTTATAGGCCTTGTAAGTTCTTATCCAGCTAATTTCCATTGTATTGACCCTGAAATGGAGGCATTTTTTCCTAAGGAACGTCTTGATGCAGTAAGGGACTTTTTTTGTACGCGGGTAGAAGATAGTTACTACCTTAGTGCAGTCTATGTTGATGAAGATTTTCGCGGTTTTGGGATAGGCACTGAGCTCATTACAATTACCAAGAAAAAAGCCAAAGCGCTTGGCTATAATGTGCTTAGTTTACTGGTTATGGCAGATAACGAAACGGCGTTGAAGGTTTACGCTAAGAATGGTTTTAAAAAAGTTAAACACGTTGAACTTAACCCAAACGAGTTTATACCTCATGTAGGAGGGGTTTATTTATTAGCGTGCGAAATTTAA
- a CDS encoding ABC transporter ATP-binding protein, producing MAYENDSITITNVNKHFSTPSGQVTALHDINLSIGDGEFFCIVGPSGCGKTTLLRILAGLEDASNGQISIKSTNTDRPVNSMVFQEQSVLPWMTVRDNVAFGLRMRNIPKKTRNEIADHYIEMIGLSKFANSYPCQLSGGMKQRVSVARAFANDPEILLMDEPFGALDEQNRILLQQELLRIWEMTKKTTVFITHSIDEALCLSDRVMIMTAHPGTVKMIIDIDLPRPREIASIRTTIHYNELYKKIWLSLREEVIKGKENELNL from the coding sequence TTGGCATATGAAAATGACAGTATAACTATCACCAACGTGAATAAACACTTCTCGACCCCTAGTGGCCAGGTAACTGCGCTTCACGACATAAATCTCTCTATCGGTGACGGCGAATTTTTCTGCATTGTAGGCCCAAGCGGTTGCGGCAAAACAACATTGCTGCGCATCCTTGCAGGTTTAGAGGATGCATCCAACGGTCAAATATCGATTAAATCAACAAATACTGACAGACCGGTTAATTCAATGGTATTCCAAGAGCAGTCCGTCCTCCCCTGGATGACTGTTCGTGATAATGTTGCGTTCGGTCTTCGAATGCGAAATATCCCTAAAAAAACTCGTAATGAAATCGCCGATCATTACATAGAGATGATTGGTCTAAGCAAATTTGCCAACTCATATCCTTGTCAGCTTTCTGGTGGTATGAAACAAAGGGTTAGCGTAGCTCGCGCCTTTGCTAACGATCCGGAAATCTTGTTAATGGATGAGCCATTTGGGGCGCTAGACGAACAGAACCGTATCCTCCTTCAGCAGGAACTGCTACGAATCTGGGAAATGACGAAAAAAACAACAGTCTTTATTACTCATAGTATCGATGAGGCACTCTGCTTGAGTGATCGAGTTATGATTATGACCGCGCATCCAGGTACGGTTAAAATGATTATTGATATCGATCTGCCCCGCCCCCGCGAAATAGCTAGCATACGCACCACCATACACTATAATGAGCTATATAAAAAAATCTGGCTTAGTCTGAGAGAAGAAGTTATTAAAGGTAAAGAAAACGAATTAAATCTATAA
- the pyrF gene encoding orotidine-5'-phosphate decarboxylase has product MADNRLIIALDYSEISQVKKLIVQLDDSISYYKVGMELFYSTGGQIISFLRERNKNVFLDLKLYDIPNTVAKSAAALTRLGVSMLNVHASGGAIMMKVAAEAVGEEAYKRGLARPKLIAVTVLTSFSEQEWASLNSKFSIDDQVIYLAKIAKQSGIDGVVASPREAAAISAGLGKEFLIVTPGIRPEGSSVNDQNRISTPKQALMSGATHLVVGRPVTASEDPRAAVESILTEMRAIS; this is encoded by the coding sequence GTGGCAGATAATCGTTTGATAATAGCCTTGGATTATTCAGAAATAAGTCAAGTAAAAAAACTTATTGTTCAGTTAGATGATAGTATCAGTTATTATAAAGTTGGTATGGAGTTGTTTTATAGTACCGGCGGCCAAATAATAAGTTTTTTGCGTGAAAGAAATAAGAATGTATTCTTAGATTTAAAGTTGTACGATATACCAAATACAGTCGCCAAAAGCGCTGCCGCGCTCACCCGATTAGGCGTATCAATGCTTAATGTACATGCCTCTGGCGGCGCAATCATGATGAAAGTCGCTGCAGAAGCCGTTGGCGAAGAAGCCTATAAGCGGGGACTAGCCCGTCCGAAACTAATTGCTGTAACAGTATTGACTAGTTTTAGCGAGCAGGAGTGGGCATCCTTAAACTCCAAGTTTAGTATCGACGACCAGGTCATATACTTAGCTAAAATAGCTAAACAATCCGGTATAGATGGTGTTGTAGCATCGCCGCGAGAGGCTGCTGCTATAAGTGCGGGATTAGGTAAGGAATTTCTTATAGTTACACCGGGCATTAGGCCGGAGGGCTCATCCGTGAACGATCAAAATCGTATCTCAACACCTAAACAAGCTTTGATGTCAGGCGCTACGCATTTAGTCGTAGGGCGCCCTGTTACTGCGTCGGAGGATCCGCGTGCCGCAGTAGAAAGTATTTTGACAGAAATGAGGGCGATATCATGA
- a CDS encoding dihydroorotate dehydrogenase electron transfer subunit — MSLPKTLENTAVISNMEVSPNIRKLILYAPNIVSQARPGQFVHLKVSASSDPLLRRPFSIGSVSLKDNALTIFYRIVGRGTEMMAQLKENDVVNCLGPLGRGFELNGKRPLLIGGGMGIAPLLFLAERLYPRPSQVLIGGRTETELFWRRFFTASCERIVLTTDDGSIGMRGTTIDALPELLAEKFDMVYACGPKLMLKGVVDKVRDAGIPCQVSLEEHMACGLGACLSCTCQATDGTRKKICADGPVFWAKEVVW; from the coding sequence ATGAGCTTGCCTAAAACCTTGGAAAATACAGCAGTTATCTCTAATATGGAAGTAAGTCCAAATATAAGGAAACTTATTCTTTATGCGCCCAATATTGTATCGCAGGCTAGACCAGGTCAATTTGTGCATCTTAAGGTATCAGCGAGTAGTGACCCGCTTTTGCGGAGACCCTTTAGTATCGGATCTGTAAGCCTAAAAGACAATGCTCTAACCATTTTTTATAGGATAGTAGGGCGTGGGACTGAAATGATGGCTCAGTTAAAAGAAAACGATGTTGTGAATTGTTTGGGGCCGCTAGGGAGGGGTTTCGAATTAAATGGAAAACGCCCGCTCCTTATTGGGGGCGGTATGGGTATAGCACCACTATTGTTTCTGGCTGAGAGGTTGTATCCCCGCCCAAGTCAAGTGCTGATAGGCGGGCGGACTGAAACTGAGCTTTTTTGGCGGAGGTTCTTTACGGCAAGTTGTGAGCGGATTGTTCTAACAACTGATGATGGTTCTATAGGGATGCGCGGGACTACGATTGATGCTTTGCCAGAATTATTGGCCGAAAAATTTGATATGGTGTATGCATGTGGCCCTAAGCTTATGCTTAAAGGGGTAGTAGATAAAGTTCGAGACGCCGGCATACCTTGCCAAGTATCTCTTGAAGAGCACATGGCCTGTGGGCTAGGAGCATGTCTATCATGCACTTGCCAAGCAACTGACGGAACGCGCAAAAAGATATGTGCTGATGGTCCGGTGTTTTGGGCAAAGGAGGTAGTATGGTAA